One window from the genome of Planctomycetota bacterium encodes:
- a CDS encoding DUF1559 domain-containing protein, which translates to MRRGGSPSWCRFAGRESPTTIGSLQRCLSSLLPRFKRGGHSVPMLFLPRPALCRFHRRGGPAAYGWSGSDEPVSRSSRPGLAHDAAPAGFTLVEVLVVVAIVGMLAGMLLPAVSAAREASRRVQCRSHQRQIGLGVLGFEAAWRVFPASGWTRPGPGNPDGTALGWRTAILPYLEQVDVRSLYDTRQHWWQGTNLAVASIPVPIYVCPSTPPLEPVLRAIAKAPRPALTFTLPLAGVDYEAIQGVHPTAIDPARYSTGARFAVMHRDSTTRQAWITDGTSRTIMIVEAAGRPSVYRQGRLRGDLANDQGIGWADSDGAFSLDGTSSDGSREGCGRANGCTVAVNARNDNEPSSFHPGGVDVLFADGHVAFINATIALEAMAALCTRGAGEPLMAD; encoded by the coding sequence ATGCGTCGGGGCGGGTCCCCCTCCTGGTGCCGGTTTGCGGGTCGGGAATCGCCAACCACAATCGGTTCCCTCCAGCGATGTCTATCCTCGCTACTGCCGCGTTTCAAACGAGGGGGTCATTCCGTGCCGATGCTCTTCCTCCCCCGGCCGGCGTTGTGCCGGTTCCACCGTCGCGGGGGGCCAGCCGCGTATGGGTGGTCCGGGTCTGACGAACCGGTTTCGCGGTCTTCCCGGCCCGGTCTGGCGCACGACGCTGCGCCCGCGGGCTTCACGCTCGTGGAGGTGCTCGTCGTCGTCGCGATCGTCGGTATGCTCGCCGGGATGCTGCTGCCGGCCGTGTCGGCGGCCCGCGAGGCGTCCCGCCGCGTGCAATGCCGGTCGCACCAGCGCCAGATCGGGCTCGGCGTCCTCGGCTTCGAGGCGGCGTGGCGCGTGTTTCCGGCATCGGGGTGGACGCGCCCGGGTCCCGGAAATCCCGACGGTACGGCGCTGGGCTGGCGGACGGCAATCCTGCCCTATCTCGAGCAGGTCGACGTGCGGTCGCTCTACGACACCCGGCAGCACTGGTGGCAGGGGACGAACCTCGCAGTCGCCTCGATTCCGGTCCCGATCTACGTCTGCCCGAGCACGCCCCCGCTGGAGCCGGTGCTCCGCGCGATCGCCAAGGCTCCGCGGCCGGCGCTGACATTCACGCTGCCGCTGGCAGGCGTTGACTACGAAGCGATCCAGGGGGTGCACCCGACGGCCATCGACCCGGCCAGGTACTCGACGGGCGCTCGGTTCGCCGTCATGCACCGCGACTCGACGACTCGCCAGGCGTGGATCACCGACGGCACGTCACGGACGATCATGATCGTCGAAGCGGCGGGGCGGCCGAGCGTCTATCGCCAGGGGCGCCTGCGGGGGGATCTGGCCAACGACCAGGGAATCGGCTGGGCCGACAGCGACGGCGCGTTCAGCCTCGACGGTACGAGCAGCGATGGTTCGCGCGAAGGCTGTGGCCGGGCAAACGGCTGCACGGTGGCCGTCAACGCGCGGAACGACAACGAGCCTTCGTCGTTCCACCCCGGCGGCGTCGACGTGCTGTTTGCCGACGGCCACGTGGCGTTCATCAACGCGACGATCGCCCTGGAGGCGATGGCCGCGCTGTGCACGCGGGGCGCTGGCGAACCACTCATGGCGGACTGA